From one Streptomyces sp. N50 genomic stretch:
- a CDS encoding DUF445 domain-containing protein gives MYGTGERVERMERTEAGLGAATERDGSRRTMTTFSAADQERQRGVRRMKLTALALLLFVAVVYVLAKWASHSGAGPWAGYVAAAAEAGMVGAMADWFAVTALFRHPLGLPIPHTAIIPTKKDQLGVSLGEFVGENFLSEEVVRQRLRAVGIGSRLGAWLAVPEHADRVTAELSAALRGALTVLRDSDVQAIVGEAITRRADAQEIAPSIGKTLEKIVADGGHKRVVDLIVARAHDWLVLHDEQVMDAVEGGAPGWTPRFVDKRIGERVYKELLRFVTEMRDMPSHPARGALDRFLGDFAADLQSDTETRARVERLKGEVLGRGEVQDLIASAWTSVRSMIVSAAEDERSELRLRVRASLLSLGARMAVEPKLQAKVDGWVEGAAVYVVTTYRKEITSLITDTVAGWDAEHTTRKIEANIGRDLQFIRINGTVVGSLVGLLIYTVTRLVGV, from the coding sequence ATGTACGGTACCGGCGAACGGGTGGAGCGGATGGAACGGACAGAGGCGGGGCTGGGGGCGGCGACCGAGCGTGACGGGTCGCGCCGCACGATGACCACCTTCAGCGCGGCCGACCAGGAGCGGCAGCGCGGCGTCCGCCGGATGAAACTGACGGCGCTCGCCCTGCTGCTCTTCGTGGCCGTCGTCTACGTCCTCGCGAAATGGGCGTCGCACTCGGGCGCGGGACCCTGGGCGGGCTATGTCGCGGCGGCGGCCGAGGCGGGCATGGTCGGCGCGATGGCCGACTGGTTCGCGGTCACCGCCCTCTTCCGCCACCCGCTGGGCCTGCCCATCCCGCACACCGCGATCATCCCCACGAAGAAGGACCAACTGGGCGTCTCCCTGGGCGAGTTCGTCGGCGAGAACTTCCTCTCCGAGGAGGTCGTACGGCAGCGCCTGCGCGCGGTCGGCATCGGCAGCCGCCTCGGCGCCTGGCTCGCCGTACCGGAACACGCGGACCGCGTGACGGCGGAACTGTCGGCGGCGCTCCGGGGCGCGCTCACGGTCCTGCGGGACTCCGACGTCCAGGCGATCGTCGGCGAGGCGATCACCCGCCGGGCCGACGCCCAGGAGATCGCGCCCAGTATAGGGAAGACGTTGGAGAAGATCGTCGCCGACGGCGGTCACAAGCGGGTCGTCGACCTGATCGTCGCCCGCGCGCACGACTGGCTGGTCCTGCACGACGAGCAGGTCATGGACGCGGTCGAGGGCGGCGCGCCCGGCTGGACCCCCAGATTCGTCGACAAGCGCATCGGCGAGCGCGTCTACAAGGAGCTGCTGCGCTTCGTCACCGAGATGCGTGACATGCCCTCCCACCCGGCCCGCGGTGCCCTGGACCGGTTCCTCGGCGACTTCGCGGCCGACCTCCAGTCCGACACGGAGACCCGCGCGCGCGTGGAGCGCCTCAAGGGCGAGGTCCTCGGCCGCGGCGAGGTCCAGGACCTGATCGCCAGCGCGTGGACGTCCGTCCGCTCGATGATCGTGTCGGCCGCGGAGGACGAGCGCAGTGAGCTACGGCTGCGGGTGCGGGCGTCGTTGCTGTCGCTGGGGGCGCGGATGGCCGTGGAGCCGAAGCTGCAGGCGAAGGTCGACGGGTGGGTCGAGGGGGCGGCGGTGTACGTCGTGACGACGTACCGCAAGGAGATCACCTCCCTGATCACGGACACGGTGGCGGGCTGGGACGCCGAGCACACGACACGGAAGATCGAGGCGAACATCGGGCGTGACCTGCAGTTCATCCGGATCAACGGCACGGTGGTGGGGTCGTTGGTGGGGTTGTTGATCTATACGGTGACGCGGCTGGTGGGGGTGTAG
- a CDS encoding SGNH/GDSL hydrolase family protein — protein sequence MTKRRGYALLTAIITLIAVLSVCIYVGAAAGDGSRGDDGKNSAGSRSGGNSAAPASAGTWVGAWAAAPVRAETGTEQTGMAGRSVRNVVHTSAGGAGARITLSNLYGQAPLSITHASIAVAAARNSSAAAAGTMRRLTFGGGATSVTVPAGGQILSDAVRLQVPAGADLLVTTYAPTASGPVTYHPYARQISYLADGDHAEDATGTPYRERTAIWRYLTAVDVLSEQANGTVVAFGDSITDGSTSTEGANRRWPDAFSQRLRAAVAAGQDVPRYSVVNEGISGNQILTSLAGRPAENQSGLVRFGRDVLGRPNVKAVVIDLGVNDVLHGATADRVLTGLRTLVRQAHAHGIKVIGATLMPFGGHPRYSAGRNEVRRQVNAAIRSGTVYDAVVDFDKALRDPYDPRRFASEYDSGDHLHPSDRGYRRMAATIDLADLKGAVPAQL from the coding sequence GTGACCAAGCGACGTGGTTATGCCCTGCTTACCGCGATCATCACCTTGATCGCGGTCCTTTCGGTCTGCATATACGTCGGGGCCGCCGCGGGCGACGGAAGCCGGGGCGACGACGGGAAGAACTCCGCCGGCTCACGCTCCGGCGGCAACTCCGCCGCCCCCGCCTCGGCCGGCACCTGGGTGGGCGCCTGGGCCGCCGCCCCGGTGCGCGCCGAGACCGGCACGGAGCAGACCGGCATGGCGGGCCGCTCGGTGCGCAACGTCGTGCACACGAGTGCCGGCGGCGCGGGCGCCCGGATCACCCTCTCGAACCTCTACGGCCAGGCCCCGCTCAGCATCACGCACGCCTCGATCGCCGTCGCCGCCGCCCGCAACAGCTCCGCCGCGGCCGCGGGCACCATGCGGCGGCTGACCTTCGGCGGCGGCGCGACCTCGGTCACCGTCCCGGCGGGTGGACAGATCCTCAGCGACGCCGTGCGCCTCCAAGTCCCGGCGGGCGCCGACCTGTTGGTCACCACCTACGCCCCCACCGCGTCGGGGCCGGTCACCTACCACCCGTACGCGCGGCAGATCTCCTATCTCGCCGACGGCGACCACGCCGAGGACGCGACCGGCACGCCGTACCGCGAACGCACCGCGATCTGGCGGTACTTGACGGCCGTGGACGTGCTGAGCGAGCAGGCGAACGGCACGGTCGTGGCGTTCGGCGACTCGATCACCGACGGGTCCACCTCGACGGAGGGCGCCAACCGCCGCTGGCCGGACGCCTTTTCGCAGCGGCTGCGCGCGGCCGTGGCCGCCGGGCAGGACGTGCCGCGCTACAGCGTCGTCAACGAGGGCATCAGCGGCAACCAGATACTCACCAGCCTCGCCGGCCGCCCCGCCGAGAACCAGAGCGGCCTCGTCCGCTTCGGCCGTGACGTGCTGGGCCGCCCGAACGTCAAGGCCGTCGTCATCGACCTCGGCGTCAACGACGTCCTGCACGGCGCCACCGCCGACCGGGTCCTCACCGGCCTGCGCACCCTGGTCCGCCAGGCCCACGCCCACGGCATCAAGGTCATCGGCGCGACCCTGATGCCCTTCGGCGGCCACCCCCGCTACTCGGCGGGCCGCAACGAGGTGCGCCGGCAGGTCAACGCGGCGATCAGGAGCGGCACGGTCTACGACGCCGTCGTCGACTTCGACAAGGCGCTCCGCGATCCGTACGACCCGCGCCGGTTCGCCTCGGAGTACGACTCGGGCGACCATCTCCACCCCAGCGACCGGGGCTACCGGAGGATGGCCGCGACGATCGACCTGGCGGATCTCAAGGGCGCGGTCCCGGCCCAGTTGTAG
- a CDS encoding DUF1707 domain-containing protein has product MTDDAVPELRASDADRERVAEVLRDAVAEGRLDMEEFEERLEATYKARTYGELTPITQDLPAPGVAPPRVNMVKEPVDSGSWAGRIVGGEGSSTWAVAILSGFQRKGRWTVPKKFTCFSFFGGGEIDLREANFADREVEINCIAIMGGAQVVVPPGVEVVVRGIGIMGAFDHSQEGVPGDPGAPRVILTGFAFWGGVGVERKVTRAERQRLKEERRQEKLERGSSAKQLYGSHRDALSGVHDAHREAMDEYREAIRRRHEERRERHEERRERHRDRRERRHRDWD; this is encoded by the coding sequence ATGACCGACGACGCAGTCCCGGAGCTCCGCGCATCCGACGCCGACCGTGAGCGAGTCGCCGAGGTGCTGCGCGACGCCGTCGCGGAGGGCCGCCTCGACATGGAGGAGTTCGAGGAGCGGCTGGAGGCGACCTACAAGGCGCGGACGTACGGCGAACTCACCCCCATCACCCAGGACCTGCCCGCCCCCGGAGTCGCCCCGCCGCGGGTGAACATGGTCAAGGAGCCGGTGGACAGCGGGAGTTGGGCCGGGCGGATCGTCGGCGGCGAGGGGTCCTCGACCTGGGCCGTGGCCATCCTGTCCGGGTTCCAGCGCAAGGGGCGGTGGACGGTCCCGAAGAAGTTCACCTGCTTCTCCTTCTTCGGCGGTGGCGAGATCGACCTGCGCGAGGCGAATTTCGCGGACCGAGAGGTCGAGATCAACTGCATCGCGATCATGGGCGGCGCGCAGGTGGTCGTGCCGCCGGGCGTCGAGGTCGTCGTCCGCGGCATCGGCATCATGGGCGCCTTCGACCACAGCCAGGAGGGCGTGCCGGGCGACCCGGGCGCCCCGCGCGTGATCCTCACGGGCTTCGCCTTCTGGGGCGGCGTCGGCGTGGAACGCAAGGTGACCCGCGCGGAGCGGCAACGCCTCAAGGAGGAGCGCCGCCAGGAGAAGCTGGAGCGCGGCTCGTCCGCCAAGCAGCTCTACGGCTCCCACCGCGACGCGCTGTCCGGTGTGCACGACGCCCACCGCGAGGCCATGGACGAGTACCGCGAGGCGATCCGGCGCCGGCACGAGGAGCGCAGGGAACGGCACGAGGAGCGCCGCGAGCGGCACCGGGACCGGCGGGAGCGCAGGCACCGGGACTGGGACTGA
- a CDS encoding ABC transporter ATP-binding protein yields the protein MTEQAFIELDRVEKVFDVRKKTGFMKRERRQVRAVDSISFTVARGEMVGYIGPNGAGKSTTIKMLTGILTPSGGRLRVAGIDPSRERTRLAHRIGVVFGQRTTLWWDLPLIDSYNLMHRMYRIPDARYTENLDRCVELLELGALLDVPVRQLSLGQRMRGDIAAALLHDPEVLYLDEPTIGLDVISKAKVREFLRELNAEQGTTVLLTTHDLQDIEQLCSRVMVIDHGRLMYDGPLVGLHEAGESERTLVVDLERELPPIEVPDARVVKVEGPRQWLAFPASESAAPLVARIAAEYPMVDLSVREPDIEAVIAKMYAEQAEKAVS from the coding sequence GTGACAGAGCAGGCGTTCATCGAACTGGACCGCGTCGAGAAGGTCTTCGACGTGCGCAAGAAGACCGGGTTCATGAAACGGGAGCGGCGCCAGGTGCGGGCCGTCGACTCGATCTCCTTCACCGTGGCACGCGGCGAGATGGTCGGCTACATCGGCCCGAACGGCGCCGGGAAGTCCACAACCATCAAGATGCTGACGGGAATCCTCACCCCGTCCGGGGGCCGGCTGCGGGTCGCCGGCATCGACCCGTCCCGCGAGCGCACCCGGCTCGCGCACCGCATCGGCGTGGTCTTCGGCCAGCGGACCACGCTCTGGTGGGACCTCCCGCTGATCGACTCGTACAACCTGATGCACCGCATGTACCGCATCCCGGACGCCCGTTACACCGAGAACCTCGACCGCTGTGTCGAACTCCTCGAACTGGGCGCCCTGTTGGACGTCCCCGTACGCCAACTGTCCCTCGGCCAGCGGATGCGCGGCGACATCGCGGCGGCCCTGCTGCACGACCCCGAGGTGCTCTACCTCGACGAGCCGACCATCGGCCTGGACGTCATCTCCAAGGCCAAGGTCCGGGAGTTCCTGCGGGAGTTGAACGCCGAGCAGGGCACCACGGTCCTCCTCACCACCCACGACCTCCAGGACATCGAGCAGCTCTGCTCGCGCGTGATGGTCATCGACCACGGGCGCCTGATGTACGACGGCCCGCTCGTCGGGCTGCACGAGGCGGGGGAGAGCGAGCGGACGCTGGTGGTGGACCTGGAGCGGGAGTTGCCCCCGATCGAGGTGCCGGACGCGCGGGTCGTGAAGGTGGAGGGCCCGAGGCAGTGGCTGGCGTTCCCGGCGTCGGAGTCGGCGGCTCCGCTGGTCGCCCGGATCGCGGCGGAGTACCCGATGGTGGACCTGTCGGTGCGGGAGCCGGACATCGAGGCGGTCATCGCGAAGATGTACGCCGAGCAGGCGGAGAAAGCGGTGTCGTAG
- a CDS encoding ABC transporter permease — MIAGMWIRSSMTYRASFVITVFGNLLVTGLDFVTILLMFSQVHSLGGWSLPEVAFLYGLSATAFGISDLVLGSMDVLGARIRDGSFDTLLVRPAPVLAQIGADRFALRRLGRITQGALVLGYALLHIDVNWTVGKLLLVPVMLLCGAAIFGALFVAGAAFQILAQDAAEVQNAFTYGGTTLLQYPPAVFGKDFVRGVTFMLPLAFVNWVPASYVLGRPYPLDLPPGAEFASPLVALAFCALAGLAWRAGLKSYRSTGS; from the coding sequence ATGATCGCCGGGATGTGGATCCGGTCGAGCATGACCTACCGCGCATCCTTCGTCATCACGGTGTTCGGCAACCTGCTGGTGACCGGCCTGGACTTCGTCACGATCCTGCTGATGTTCTCGCAGGTCCACTCGCTGGGCGGCTGGTCCCTGCCCGAAGTCGCCTTCCTCTACGGCCTGTCGGCGACCGCGTTCGGCATCTCCGACCTGGTGCTCGGCTCGATGGACGTGCTCGGCGCCCGCATCCGCGACGGCTCCTTCGACACCCTCCTCGTACGCCCCGCGCCGGTGCTGGCCCAGATCGGCGCCGACCGGTTCGCGCTGCGCCGGCTGGGCCGGATCACCCAGGGCGCGCTGGTGCTCGGGTACGCGCTGCTCCACATCGACGTCAACTGGACCGTGGGGAAGCTGCTGTTGGTGCCGGTGATGCTGCTCTGCGGCGCGGCGATCTTCGGGGCGCTGTTCGTGGCGGGCGCGGCCTTCCAGATCCTGGCGCAGGACGCGGCCGAGGTGCAGAACGCGTTCACCTACGGCGGCACCACGCTGCTGCAGTATCCGCCGGCCGTGTTCGGCAAGGACTTCGTGCGGGGCGTGACCTTCATGCTGCCGCTCGCCTTCGTCAACTGGGTGCCCGCCTCCTATGTGTTGGGGCGGCCGTACCCGCTGGACCTGCCACCGGGCGCGGAGTTCGCCTCCCCGCTGGTGGCACTCGCCTTCTGCGCGCTGGCCGGACTGGCCTGGCGCGCCGGGCTCAAGTCGTACCGAAGCACTGGGAGTTGA
- a CDS encoding ABC transporter permease, with translation MGAGRLYAAVAAGGFRRYATYRAATLAGVFTNTVFGVVLVYTYLALWDERPHLGGYDQAQAVTYVWLGQCLYATLAIQGGGFEKDLMERIRTGDIAVDLYRPADLQLWWLASDFGRAMFQMLGRGVIPFVFGALFFPMALPTDVMSWAALLVALLLAILVSFGLRYLAALSVFWLMDGTGVNQATMILGIFCSGMVLPLNAFPGALGDIVRALPWAAQIQMPADVLMGKTDPLHAYAFQAAWAVALLTAGRLMQSAATRRVVVQGG, from the coding sequence GTGGGCGCTGGGCGGTTGTACGCGGCCGTCGCGGCGGGGGGTTTCAGGCGGTACGCGACGTACCGGGCGGCGACGCTCGCCGGGGTCTTCACCAACACGGTCTTCGGTGTCGTCCTCGTCTACACGTATCTGGCGCTGTGGGACGAGCGCCCGCATCTCGGGGGGTACGACCAGGCGCAGGCGGTGACGTACGTGTGGCTGGGGCAGTGTCTGTACGCGACGCTGGCGATCCAGGGCGGCGGGTTCGAGAAGGACCTGATGGAGCGGATCAGGACCGGGGACATCGCCGTCGACCTCTACCGGCCCGCCGACCTCCAACTGTGGTGGCTGGCAAGCGACTTCGGGCGGGCCATGTTCCAGATGCTGGGGCGGGGCGTGATCCCGTTCGTGTTCGGCGCGTTGTTCTTCCCGATGGCGCTTCCCACGGACGTGATGTCCTGGGCGGCTCTCCTGGTCGCGTTGCTGCTGGCGATCCTCGTCAGCTTCGGCCTCCGCTACCTCGCGGCCCTGAGCGTGTTCTGGCTGATGGACGGCACGGGCGTCAACCAGGCCACGATGATCCTGGGGATCTTCTGCTCGGGCATGGTGCTTCCGCTGAACGCCTTCCCGGGCGCGCTCGGCGACATCGTCCGCGCGCTGCCGTGGGCGGCGCAGATCCAGATGCCGGCGGACGTGCTGATGGGGAAGACGGATCCGCTGCACGCGTACGCCTTCCAGGCGGCCTGGGCGGTGGCGCTGCTCACGGCGGGGCGGCTGATGCAGTCGGCGGCGACGCGGAGAGTGGTGGTGCAGGGTGGCTGA
- a CDS encoding transglycosylase domain-containing protein produces the protein MSDQPQPQQPNQGWAPREPEAAAAPEAPGASGAAGGEKPKKAKRPKRTGWRRAIPTWRMTLVGFIGLVAVLIGAFFLGYSLVKIPPANALAMKQSNVYLYADGSQLARDGEVNRENVSLAQVSANAQHAVLAAEDRDFYSESAVDPKAMVRAAWNTATGKGTQSGSTITQQYVKNYYLGQEQTVTRKVKEFFISIKLDREESKAEILEGYLNTSYFGRNAYGIQAAAQAYYGKDAADLDAGRGAYLAALLNAPSEYDVVAHPENKAAAVARWNYVLDGMVKKGWLTQSARAGMKFPMPKEATASTSMSGQRGYIVGAIKDYLTTNKIIDADTLEAGGYRITTTLQKSKQDAFVKAVNDQVMSKLDKKSRKVDNYVRAGGASVDPKTGNIVAMYGGIDYVKQYTNGATRGDFQVGSTFKPFVLTSAIQNDSQTQDGQTITPNTYYDGTNKRPVEGWSGGSYAPENEDEVSYGDITVRTATDKSVNSVYAQMAVDVGPTKVKQTAIDLGIPSDTPDLTATPSIALGPSTASVLDMAEAYATIANHGQRHTYTMISKITKDGTNDIKLPENKTTRAVSREAADTTTSVLQSVVDNGTATAAQGADRPAAGKTGTAEEDTAAWFAGYTPDLATVVSVMGQDPTTAAHKSLYGAMGLPRINGGGAPAEIWAQYTKSALKGTEASDFDLQLQDGAETVAPPSLQPSQPATTGNQDNGGTTTTGGQGDQGGTRGGQTDGGTTTTGGDTTTTGGTTGTTTDGGTTTTGGTTTDGGTTTTGGTTGTTTDGGTTTTGGTTGTTTDGTTGGTTTGGTTAGPQSTGRKKE, from the coding sequence ATGAGCGACCAGCCGCAGCCGCAGCAGCCGAACCAGGGCTGGGCACCGAGAGAGCCGGAAGCGGCCGCCGCACCCGAGGCCCCTGGGGCGTCCGGGGCGGCCGGGGGCGAGAAGCCCAAGAAGGCCAAGCGGCCCAAGCGCACCGGGTGGCGGCGGGCGATCCCGACCTGGCGGATGACGCTCGTCGGGTTCATCGGGCTCGTGGCAGTGCTGATCGGCGCGTTCTTCCTCGGCTACTCGCTGGTCAAGATCCCGCCCGCCAACGCCCTCGCGATGAAGCAGTCCAACGTGTACCTCTACGCGGACGGCTCCCAACTCGCCCGCGACGGCGAGGTCAACCGCGAGAACGTGAGCCTCGCCCAGGTCTCGGCGAACGCCCAGCACGCCGTACTGGCCGCCGAGGACCGGGACTTCTACTCCGAGTCCGCCGTCGACCCCAAGGCGATGGTCCGCGCCGCGTGGAACACCGCGACCGGCAAGGGCACCCAGTCCGGCTCCACGATCACCCAGCAGTACGTCAAGAACTACTACCTGGGCCAGGAACAGACCGTCACCCGCAAGGTGAAGGAGTTCTTCATCTCGATCAAGCTGGACCGCGAGGAGTCCAAGGCCGAGATCCTGGAGGGCTACCTCAACACCAGCTACTTCGGCCGCAACGCGTACGGCATCCAGGCCGCCGCCCAGGCCTACTACGGCAAGGACGCCGCCGACCTCGACGCCGGCCGCGGCGCCTACCTCGCCGCGCTGCTGAACGCGCCGAGCGAGTACGACGTCGTGGCGCATCCGGAGAACAAGGCCGCCGCGGTGGCCCGTTGGAACTACGTCCTCGACGGCATGGTCAAGAAGGGCTGGCTCACCCAGTCCGCGCGCGCCGGCATGAAGTTCCCCATGCCGAAGGAGGCGACGGCCTCAACGAGCATGTCCGGACAGCGTGGTTACATCGTCGGCGCGATCAAGGACTACCTCACCACGAACAAGATCATCGACGCGGACACCCTCGAAGCCGGCGGCTACCGCATCACCACCACGCTCCAGAAGAGCAAGCAGGACGCCTTCGTCAAGGCCGTGAACGACCAGGTCATGTCCAAGCTCGACAAGAAGAGCCGCAAGGTCGACAACTACGTGCGCGCGGGCGGGGCTTCGGTCGATCCCAAGACCGGAAACATCGTCGCGATGTACGGCGGCATCGACTACGTGAAGCAGTACACGAACGGCGCGACCCGCGGCGACTTCCAAGTCGGCTCCACCTTCAAGCCGTTCGTCCTCACCTCGGCCATCCAGAACGACTCGCAGACCCAGGACGGCCAGACCATCACGCCCAACACCTACTACGACGGCACCAACAAGCGCCCCGTGGAAGGCTGGAGCGGCGGCTCGTACGCGCCGGAGAACGAGGACGAGGTCTCCTACGGCGACATCACCGTCCGTACGGCGACCGACAAGTCCGTCAACTCGGTGTACGCGCAGATGGCGGTCGACGTGGGCCCCACGAAGGTCAAGCAGACCGCCATCGACCTCGGCATCCCGTCCGACACCCCCGACCTGACCGCCACCCCGTCGATCGCGCTCGGCCCGTCCACCGCGAGCGTCCTCGACATGGCGGAGGCGTACGCCACCATCGCCAACCACGGTCAGCGGCACACGTACACGATGATCTCGAAGATCACCAAGGACGGCACGAACGACATCAAGCTGCCGGAGAACAAGACGACCCGCGCGGTGAGCCGCGAGGCCGCCGACACCACCACCTCGGTCCTGCAGAGCGTCGTCGACAACGGCACGGCCACCGCCGCCCAAGGCGCCGACCGCCCCGCGGCCGGCAAGACCGGCACAGCTGAGGAGGACACGGCGGCCTGGTTCGCGGGCTACACCCCCGACCTCGCCACCGTCGTCTCGGTCATGGGCCAGGACCCGACCACCGCCGCCCACAAGTCGCTCTACGGCGCGATGGGCCTCCCCCGGATCAACGGCGGCGGGGCGCCCGCCGAGATCTGGGCCCAGTACACCAAGTCCGCCCTCAAGGGCACCGAGGCGAGCGACTTCGACCTCCAGCTCCAGGACGGCGCCGAGACCGTCGCACCCCCGAGCCTCCAGCCCAGCCAGCCGGCGACGACGGGCAACCAGGACAACGGCGGCACGACCACCACCGGCGGTCAGGGCGACCAGGGCGGCACGCGGGGCGGCCAGACGGACGGCGGCACGACCACCACCGGCGGCGACACCACGACGACCGGCGGCACGACGGGCACGACCACGGACGGCGGGACCACGACCACGGGCGGCACGACGACCGACGGCGGCACCACGACCACCGGCGGCACCACGGGCACGACCACGGACGGCGGGACCACGACGACAGGCGGCACGACGGGGACGACGACGGACGGCACCACCGGTGGCACGACGACCGGTGGGACGACGGCGGGCCCGCAGAGCACGGGCCGCAAGAAGGAGTGA
- a CDS encoding DMT family transporter: MAWVLLVVAGLLEVGWSIGMKYTDGFTRLVPSVFTGAGIVASMLLLSYAAKSLPIGTAYGVCVGIGAAGAAVLGMVVLGEPATAARIFFVCLLLVAVVGLKATSGH, from the coding sequence ATGGCCTGGGTTCTGCTTGTCGTCGCCGGTCTGCTCGAAGTCGGCTGGTCGATCGGGATGAAGTACACCGACGGGTTCACGCGGCTCGTCCCCAGCGTGTTCACCGGTGCCGGGATCGTCGCCAGCATGCTGTTGCTCTCGTACGCCGCGAAGTCGCTGCCCATCGGTACCGCCTACGGCGTGTGCGTCGGGATCGGCGCGGCCGGGGCGGCGGTGCTCGGCATGGTGGTGCTGGGGGAGCCTGCCACCGCCGCCCGGATCTTCTTCGTGTGTCTGCTGCTGGTCGCCGTCGTGGGGCTGAAGGCGACCTCCGGTCACTAG
- a CDS encoding GroES family chaperonin, whose amino-acid sequence MSAKRDEQSTQHDKLPIRMLHDRVLVRQDKSEGERRSGGGILIPATAAVGRRLAWADVVAVGQNVRTVEPGDRVLYDPEDRAEVEVRGVAYVLMRERDLHAVAADRFEGSEDSTGLYL is encoded by the coding sequence GTGAGCGCCAAGAGAGACGAGCAGAGCACCCAGCACGACAAGCTGCCCATCCGGATGCTGCACGACCGTGTGCTCGTGCGGCAGGACAAGAGCGAGGGCGAGCGGCGTTCGGGTGGCGGGATCCTGATCCCCGCGACGGCGGCCGTGGGGCGCCGACTGGCCTGGGCCGACGTGGTCGCCGTAGGGCAGAACGTGCGGACCGTGGAGCCCGGCGACCGGGTTCTCTACGACCCCGAGGACCGCGCCGAGGTCGAGGTGCGCGGGGTCGCCTACGTCCTCATGCGCGAGCGGGACCTGCACGCCGTCGCCGCCGACCGGTTCGAGGGGTCCGAGGACTCGACCGGTCTGTATCTGTAG
- a CDS encoding DUF3618 domain-containing protein has product MTDTSNTPDTRTPAQIEADIKRRRDVLADTLDEIGVRVHPKTIVGDAKAKVASSIDHTLGRAYVGVNRVVGDVKGQFVDEEGAPRVERIVPVALVAVGVVGLFVLGSRRRSGRKG; this is encoded by the coding sequence GTGACGGACACGTCGAACACGCCGGACACCAGAACCCCGGCGCAGATCGAGGCGGACATCAAGCGTCGCCGCGATGTCCTCGCCGACACGCTCGACGAGATCGGGGTGCGGGTGCACCCGAAGACGATCGTGGGTGACGCGAAGGCCAAGGTCGCGTCCAGCATCGACCACACCCTCGGCAGGGCGTACGTCGGCGTCAACCGGGTCGTCGGTGACGTCAAGGGTCAGTTCGTGGACGAAGAGGGCGCGCCGCGCGTCGAGCGGATCGTTCCTGTCGCCCTCGTCGCTGTCGGGGTCGTGGGGCTGTTCGTCCTCGGGTCCCGGCGTCGTAGCGGTCGTAAGGGCTGA
- the bcp gene encoding thioredoxin-dependent thiol peroxidase: MSERLQPGDVAPAFTLPDADGNEVSLADHKGRKVIVYFYPAALTPGCTKQACDFTDNLELLTGAGYDVIGISPDQPEKLAKFREKENLKVTLLADPDKKTLDAYAAFGEKKNYGKTYLGVIRSTIIVDESGKVEHALYNVRATGHVAKIIKDLGI, encoded by the coding sequence ATGAGTGAACGACTCCAGCCCGGGGACGTTGCCCCCGCCTTCACGCTCCCCGACGCCGACGGCAACGAGGTGTCCCTCGCCGACCACAAGGGCCGCAAGGTCATCGTCTACTTCTACCCGGCGGCCCTGACCCCCGGCTGCACCAAGCAGGCCTGCGACTTCACGGACAACCTGGAGCTGCTGACGGGCGCCGGTTACGACGTCATCGGCATCTCCCCCGACCAGCCGGAGAAGCTCGCCAAGTTCCGCGAGAAGGAGAACCTCAAGGTCACCCTCCTCGCGGACCCCGACAAGAAGACCCTCGACGCGTACGCGGCCTTCGGCGAGAAGAAGAACTACGGCAAGACCTACCTGGGCGTGATCCGCTCCACGATCATCGTGGACGAGTCCGGCAAGGTGGAGCACGCGCTGTACAACGTCCGGGCGACGGGCCACGTGGCGAAGATCATCAAGGACCTGGGGATCTAG
- a CDS encoding GNAT family N-acetyltransferase, with translation MTSFVGAAEVAVDVRPATLADRPTVERLWLMFRHDLSGIGIGGQAQLPKPDGTFRSERVDAAFGEGGGDWAPYLFWSGECPVGFAFVRGVNSATRVLNSFFVVRGARRAGVGMRAARDVVAQYPGSWEVAFQDANPGAVAFWRRVGDELAPEGWTEERRPVPGRADLPPDVWISFGYGTGNGRAG, from the coding sequence ATGACCTCTTTTGTGGGAGCAGCAGAAGTAGCAGTAGATGTACGACCAGCCACCCTCGCCGACCGCCCCACCGTCGAGCGGCTCTGGCTGATGTTTCGGCATGATCTGTCCGGGATCGGGATCGGCGGGCAGGCTCAACTGCCCAAGCCCGACGGGACGTTCCGGAGTGAGCGGGTGGATGCGGCGTTCGGCGAGGGGGGCGGGGACTGGGCGCCGTATCTCTTCTGGAGTGGGGAGTGTCCCGTCGGGTTCGCGTTCGTGCGGGGGGTCAACTCCGCCACCCGCGTGCTCAACAGTTTCTTCGTCGTGCGCGGTGCCCGGCGGGCCGGGGTCGGGATGCGGGCCGCGCGGGATGTTGTCGCGCAGTATCCGGGGAGTTGGGAGGTCGCGTTCCAGGATGCCAATCCGGGGGCCGTGGCGTTCTGGCGGCGGGTGGGCGACGAGCTTGCCCCGGAAGGCTGGACCGAGGAGCGCAGGCCGGTGCCGGGGCGGGCCGACCTGCCTCCTGACGTGTGGATCTCGTTCGGGTACGGAACGGGGAACGGAAGGGCTGGCTAG